The following are encoded in a window of Salvia miltiorrhiza cultivar Shanhuang (shh) unplaced genomic scaffold, IMPLAD_Smil_shh original_scaffold_462, whole genome shotgun sequence genomic DNA:
- the LOC131004822 gene encoding probable calcium-binding protein CML13 produces MGLTDDQIASMKEAFNLFDADSDDKISTSELEILMRSLGGNPTQAQLKSIITEEKLTTPFDFQRFLDLMSKHLKVEPFDKQLRDTFQVLDKEGTGFIVVKELRHILTRIGEKLEPAEFDEWIPEVDVGSDGKIRYEDFIARIAAK; encoded by the coding sequence ATGGGGCTGACTGATGACCAAATAGCATCGATGAAGGAAGCGTTCAATTTGTTCGATGCTGACAGCGACGACAAAATCTCGACTTCCGAACTCGAAATCTTGATGCGTTCCCTCGGCGGCAACCCCACGCAGGCGCAACTGAAATCCATAATCACCGAAGAGAAACTCACCACGCCCTTCGATTTTCAGAGGTTCCTCGACCTCATGTCGAAGCACTTGAAGGTGGAGCCGTTTGACAAACAGCTCCGTGACACCTTCCAGGTCCTCGACAAAGAGGGGACCGGTTTCATCGTCGTGAAGGAGCTCAGGCACATCCTTACTAGAATTGGTGAGAAATTGGAGCCTGCCGAGTTCGACGAGTGGATCCCAGAGGTAGATGTCGGATCCGATGGCAAGATCCGCTACGAGGATTTCATCGCTCGCATAGCCGCAAAATGA
- the LOC131004810 gene encoding histone acetyltransferase of the MYST family 1-like: protein MAAKYFYVDGKKNKVYGQNLCYLAKLFLDHKTLYYDVDLFLFYVLCECDDKGCHMVGYFSKEKHSEESYNLACILTLPPYQRKGYGKFLIAFSYELSKKEGKVGTPERPLSDLGLLSYRGYWTRVLLDILKKQKGNISIKELSDMTAIKAEDILSTLQSLELIQYRCQIHNATEFLQYLRRGSE, encoded by the exons ATGGCtgctaaatatttttat GTTGATGGAAAAAAGAACAAGGTGTACGGGCAAAATCTTTGCTATCTGGCTAAATTGTTTCTTGATCACAAGACCCTATACTACGATGTCGATCTGTTTCTGTTCTATGTGCTGTGTGAATGTGATGATAAAGGATGCCATATGGTGGGCTACTTCTCAAAG GAAAAGCACTCGGAGGAGTCTTACAATTTAGCTTGCATTCTCACTCTTCCTCCTTATCAGAGAAAGGGCTATGGAAAATTCCTGATTGCCTTCT CATATGAGCTTTCAAAGAAGGAAGGTAAAGTGGGGACACCCGAACGGCCACTATCAGACCTAGGACTCTTAAGCTACCGAGGATACTGGACACGTGTACTTCTAGATATACTGAAAAAACAGAAGGGCAACATCTCTATCAAG GAGCTCAGTGACATGACAGCCATCAAAGCCGAGGATATTCTGTCCACGCTTCAAAGTTTAGAGCTAATCCAATATCGATGTCAAATACATAATGCAACTGAGTTTTTGCAGTATTTGAGGCGTGGCTCTGAGTGA